aaaaaaagtagcttgagttttgttttttaaataagaggaAATTGTAGAAAGGTGATAGAGTTGGTCTAACGTAAACGTTATCTGAGATTCCTTATTTCTGAATTACAATGTAAACACTGTTGCTGGAATTGGATGAAACAAATGTGATGTTGACTCTCTCCTTGTTCTGTTTTCTAGATCCGGTAACACCTTTTTTCCTACTTCTAAAAGTTGCTAAGGTTTCATTTGATTCGAACACACCGCTGGTAAGTACGCTGGATCCATCTTAATTAAGACAACGTCTGTTTTGTTACTGTCTTAATCAGGGAATTGTAACTGAAGCTGTAATTACAGCTGTAAGATGGGACAAGTTTCCCCTGATGGGGATCCTGGATATCTTACCTGCAAATTTACTTTTCCTTGATACCCTCTAATAGGAAATTTAGCTATTTTCTATGTCTTTCCCTTCCTACCCCAAGAGAAGCACCAAGGActctttcattattaaaaaaaaaggcaaacaaaaaacctcccaaaaccAAATACCACCACcaatcaaaaaaaccctaaaacaaccCCAAAGCAAACAACCTCAAAAAAAACCAccgaaaaaaaccccaaccaaacaccCCCCTCTCTTGGTGTATCTACCAGGAATGGCCAGCAAAAACAAGGGATGCAGGCTGGCCTAAACACACCTGGCAACCATAAGATGAACTAGAGTCTTCTGTGTATGTAACTGGTACAGCAGAGgtaatagaaaaatacaaatttttgtaTGCTGTCCTAAGTCCTGGCTGCGTAGTCCTTGCCATAACTATACTCTAATAatgtagaaggaaagaaaatacccttttctttttttcttctatcctttTGTATTAGAGAATATGGGTGAACCTCACATCACATCTTGCTCATACTACATTAACTCTGACCAGATTTTCATCATCTACTATTGCAAATGAATTTACAGAAACAGTGGACTTCTGAAAACAGTCAGTCTTGTGCTTATTCCAGCTGCTCCTGGTAGAGCTCCGTCTCAGAGTATGCCCTGCCTACATGAAAGGTTTATCCTGGCAAAGGCAAGCTCTTAATGGAAGAGCAAAAGTATCAAGCTTGAGGAGAACAAAATTTGATGCTATATTAGATTTACCCCTCAAGCTCATTTATTATAGTTCCATTTCCTTGCAAGCTGGTTGCATTGACCTTACTGAAGCTGAGGTTAAGTGTAATATTAAATCAGTTACGATGGAAGTAAGTCTTGAGTCCCTCTACCTGGGAGGTATCCTATTAATGACCCGCTATCTCAAAAGGTTACTGCCATGAGAACAGTAGCTTGCCCACGCTCAGCTATTCTTAGCAGAAATATAATGCCATCTTTTTGATGAATAAGGTGCATTTGTAGCATAAATGTGGTtgtcattatttcttttcagcagtGCTTCTTTAAAAAAGTATGATCAGCAGTCAAATGTTACCCACATACCATTGCAGTCCTTCGGGGTTAGATGgtgtaaaaagtaaataaatgcctAATGCTTTCTTACAGAACAATTTGGGCTTTATTTATTTGTCTATAAATCGGTAAAACGCTGACTAGATGTATAGCTTGATAATGCTCATAGTCTGCTTCCTGTATACATGGAAATTCCTTATCTGAAAAGTTCCCTGGGCATATGGTGTTTGCAGGTGTGAAAGGATAGTGAGGGATTGGATCTGATTTCCTCTTTGCTTGCAACCATGTCTGTAACCTTTCTGAGATACAGATACTCAGTTATTTGTATATGCATTAGATAGAAATTCTGGTACCCAAAGAGTTGTTTTCTGATTTAGACAAATCAGCACAATACAGTATAATGATTTGGAAGAAATTTCTGTAGGAGTTCATGACTTAATGGCTTAGATTTTTCAAAGTTTCTGCTCGTTTTTAGGTACTATAATTTTTAGTGTCCTGCTTCAAGTACACTCTGGGGTGGATGCTCAGTGCCTATTATGTATTGGGCCTCTTTAAAATATTGAGCACCCAGAGATGGGATTAGTCAAATTGAGtctttttaagtaatttttttttaaagacccaTCACTGAGACTGTTTCCCAGGATCTCTGCAGGCGAGTGGCTATACTAGGGACACAGACAATGGTTATACTGAAAAAGAAGCAGTATTCTTTAACGCTTTGTCTGGAGAGGAAAATGTGAAAGCTGAAAAGCCATTTGCTTTCTGGAATTGTTCGTGTGCTCAGACAGCTGGTTTTGAAAGGCAGAAGTAGCGTGGAAGAACTGttaattgcttttaataaaatcatAGTAAATTACTCAACAGAGCCTTCTCTGCCAGCTTGTGGCTCTCATCAAAGGTTTGGGCTAAGTAAAATGTGTGTAGCTGCCTATGTATGCATTCCTTGTCCGGTCTAGTGATGAAGGTTTTAAGTAGTTCCCTTTTACTCAGGTGGCAGCGTGGCAGGACTGAACACACACTCTGATATTACATCTGGGCTAAAGAGAGGCAGCTACCACTTGAGGGAGAGGTGAACTTCTTAAGTCATAACGACTCAGTGATTCACCTTCTCCACCCAGACTGTCTAAAAGTCTGTGCAGTGACACAAGCTGAAAGTCTGTGTAGAATCGCATGTTGAAGTGCTCCTTTTTGATCTTGAACACAGTGAATTTAGCAGTCTGTCAACTGAGCCATCATAACAGTCTGTGAAATAATCTGAGGTTCCATTAAAGCTTGAACTTGGTAGCGTTACCTCCGCTTAAGTGTGTAAGGCAAAGCAAGTGCCAGGGAGTTACTGCCTACCAGCTGCCACACAAGTTTAACCTGGCACAGGTCAACTGTAGTCAGTCCTGTGCCCCTAAACTTGCAcctacagattttaaaatttttaatttttctttttaattgcaggAAACAACTGTGGGTAAGCATGGGCTGCCGGGATGTTCACGCAGCAACAGTACTGGCCTTCCTCAGTGGAACAGCCTCAGTAGCTGGACTCCTTGCAGCAGTTCTGCTTCCAAACTGGAGGCAAATGAGACTGTACACGTTCAACAAGAATGAGAGGAATGTGACCGTTTACACTGGACTCTGGATTAAGTGCGCTCGCTTTGATGGGAGCAGAGACTGTGTGATATATGACCCACAGTGGTACACTGCTGTCGATCAACTGGATTTACGTGTTCTTCAGTTTGCCCTTCCACTGAGTATGTTAACGGCTGTCTCAGCTCTGTTTCTCTGCTTGATTGGCATGTGTAACACAGCCTTTGTATCGACCGTGCCAAACATCAAATTGGCCAAATGCCTTGTAAACAGTGCGGGCTGCCATCTCGTGGCTGGCCTCTTGTTCCTGCTTGCGTGTGCCATTTGTCTCACTCCGTCGATCTGGGTCATTTTTTATAACAATTACCTGAACAGGAAGTATGAGCCTGTCTTTAGCTTTGACATCTCTGTATTTATTGCCATTGCCAGTGCTGGTGGGCTGTTCTTCACTTCCGTTCTGCTGTTTCTGTGGTACTGCGCATGTAAAAgcctcccttctcctttctggCAGCCCCTCTACTCGCATGCCCCTAGCATGCACAGCTATGCCTCTCAGCCATATTCTGCACGCTCTCGCCTCTCGGCCATAGAAATTGATATTCCTGTTGTGACACATGCATCTTAAGAAGGCAGAGTCTTGGAAGCCAAGTTGTTGTGCTCATTCAAACCATGAAAACTGCAGGCTTGAttctctctgctgccttgcactGAGCATAATCATTTGTAAGGTCAAGTTGCCCGAGGTGCAAAGCAATGGAGACCCGAGTTCAGCAAGTCTTGAGTGTTACTTCCTGACCAACTTCTTTCTTTAACTCTGAGCTCACTACAGACAAAATTGCTGCTAATGCTGGGACAGTACACTAGCAATAGTATCTGTTCATCCTTCCGCATACCGAGATCAAAGCGGGGTTGAACCCCTTTGGTATTTGATAAGCTATTGTTAGATTCTGATCCCATTGTAAGAGCTACATAGGTGGACTCTTGCACCCGTGCATTATCCACACGCTGGTGGTGGACCTGGGTGCAGGGGCTTCACTGAGTTTCTTGTTCATCTAGACGTGTATGTTTTAAGGTGCGATGTCTGAAAAGGGTATTTGGCAGACCAATTCAGTTCTTCAGCACTGTTCTTTGTATTCTACTGCACACACAAAAAGCTACCCCCTTGTGAACTTCTATAATAGAATTCGTGTCAAATTACCCTTTATTTTCAAAGTAGctatcagaagaaataaaactgatttaacTAATAATGTTCTTCTGTACCGTAATAGCATTTTGTGAATTACTGGAGGCTAGAAACTTTTTTGTGAATTTTACTTCTAGGCTGTTTTTTAGTAAGTTAGCAAATTCACTAGATCTATtttgtgattaaaacaaaacccactttattttaaaattctgtttagaaacgtgaatattttatttgaaggCCATGTTAAAGATGGATTTTCAGGTAGGCTTTAAAGTGTTATTCAGTTCTGGAGAGAAGCGTCACTCAATGCAAAATCGATTaggaaaaccatgaaaaattCTGAAGGCTGTGAAAGACTCTTTTGGAACACTGTACACAAGCTATAACAACATCTCTCTAGGAAGGGGATTATAACCCTGGGGAGAGATTTTTTTAAGTCTAgattggttttgttgtgttttttcttaatgtataTACAGGTATCAATGAGCTTGTGTATTTTTCAGAGTTGATCTTTATGGTTGTTGGACTATTCATGCTGTAGCTTATTTAATTACTGATTAAGACGTAATCTTTTCAGCCTTGTTCTTCAACACCTTTCAAGTTGAGCTATTTTAAAATCCAGTTATTTCCTATGCTGCCACCTCACAGCTGGAAAAAGTTTCCtattcctgttttctgtaagatgGGGTTTTGAATAACTCATGAGCTTCACCTTGTAGCTCTACAGGGATGAAGAGGGATTATAAATTCTCAACCTGGGatgtctttaaataatttttttccttctaaaatgcAGAGCAGGTCAGCTGTAAGGGTCAAAGCTTTTCAATATGGGCTTTGCAATTACTTGGAAATTTGATGACAGTGAGTTGAAGAGTGTTATAATTAAGGCAAGTATTTGATTTGCTCAGATTTTGGCAAACGGATCTTGTGTTTTAAGATGTCATTCCAGTAAGGAAAGTTATTTTGATTGGTGGCATGCTGGAGCTTAGTGGATATTTGTGTTCCATTAATCCCAGAACAAAtttgctttgctgaaaaatcAAATAGAGTTCTTTAATTCCAGTTCTGCAAACTCAGCTGAGGTCCTGAAAGTCAATTCATTTCCTTCTCCATGTATTAGAAAAGGGAACAAATGCTGTGCTGGGCAAATCTTGTTCTGTTACAATCTGCACGATAAGAGTATATTAAGAGGAATCATTGAGTTTTAACTGATAGACCTTGGACTTCAGTGGACTGAGTGAGGAAGCTGATCTCTGTCATAAATTCCCAGCACAGTCCATGAAGTGACAGGCCTTTCAGACAGAGTGCTTGATTAAATTGCAGTTGAAGGATTAACACGGTAGGTGATAAAGGATACTTAAGGAGATAGGCTTCTAAAGTTAAATGAATTTAGTACCGTCTTAAGTTTACAAGGTATGATGTTAGatgaagtatctttttttttttttctttcaatcagATCATGACTTGTATGGGATTAGAACACGTATAAAGACATGCAGGCCAGctgttttttaattcaaaattgaCCCTTACTTTATGGTTACTCTGGTTGTCCAACCTTGGATACTGTTGCTGTTTCAGCTGCCCACATCCTTAGATGCTTTGTCAGGTCAAAGCAAAGGGACCACTGGTTTGTGATTTCACGTCAGCTTGCTTCCCCATCACTCCAGTGTCTTTTCTTCATTGTGCCTTGCTTAAGTTATGAGTTGGCCAGTAAATGTTAGTTTACAGTCAGCATCTGGTATGCTTTTTGAGCCTGAATTTACAAAGCATTTTGATGATTTTGGAGTGATGATGAATACATCTCTCAGTGACTTTAAAAGGAGCTGAATCTTCAGCATCTCCAGAGCAAGAAAGGCAGCGT
The DNA window shown above is from Strix aluco isolate bStrAlu1 chromosome 1, bStrAlu1.hap1, whole genome shotgun sequence and carries:
- the CLDN12 gene encoding claudin-12, with protein sequence MGCRDVHAATVLAFLSGTASVAGLLAAVLLPNWRQMRLYTFNKNERNVTVYTGLWIKCARFDGSRDCVIYDPQWYTAVDQLDLRVLQFALPLSMLTAVSALFLCLIGMCNTAFVSTVPNIKLAKCLVNSAGCHLVAGLLFLLACAICLTPSIWVIFYNNYLNRKYEPVFSFDISVFIAIASAGGLFFTSVLLFLWYCACKSLPSPFWQPLYSHAPSMHSYASQPYSARSRLSAIEIDIPVVTHAS